aatttggaatccccaccctataaggatgctaccattgtatcatgggtgctataccatgcttagttgcagagaagaagtcatttatatggaaatagccaaattgaccccttttgaccccgcccctcaggcccccggggggtcagccctatcatttgcacaattttgaatccccacactataaggatgctaccattgtactatgggtgctataccatgcttagtttcagagaagaagtcgtttatatggaaatagccaaattggccccttttgaccccgcccctcaggcccccggggggtcagccccatcatttgcacaatttggaatccccaccctataaggatgctaccattgcattatgggtgctataccacgcttagttgcagagaagaagtcatttatatggaaaaagccaaattgaccccttttgaccccgcccctcaagccccccgggggggggggggggtcagccctatcatttgcacaattttgaatccccaccctataaggatagtactattgcattatgggtgctataccatgcttagtttcagagaagaagtcgtttatatggaaatagccaaattggccccttttgaccccgcccctcaggcccccgggggggggggggggggtcagccccatcatttgcacaattttgactccccaccctataaggatggtaccattgcattatgggtgctatcctaTGCTtgttttcagagaagaagtcgtttatatggaaatggccaaattgaccccttttgactccgcccctcaggccccccggggtcagtcccatcatttgtacaattttgaatccccaccctataacgatactaccattgcattatgagtgctattccatgcttagtttcagagacgaagtcgtttatatggaaatagccaaattgaccccttttgaccccgcccctcaggcccaaagggggtcagccccatcatttgtacaattttgaatccccaccctataaggatgctaccattgcattatgggtgctatcccatgcttggtttcagagaagaagtcgtttatatggaaatagccaaattgaccccttttggccccgcccctcaggcccccgggggatcagccccatcatttgtacaattttcagttagtagcccataaggatgctaccagtcaaattttgttaaaatccgaccagcggttatggagaagaagtcgattgttgacggacgacggacgacggacgccggacgctgcggtatcccataagctcacctcggtcctacggaccaggtgagctaaaaatgtctcttaaaagattacttggtttatatgtcttagcaagacaattttgagttacaaaacaatgtgccgatggtgtgaagccggtatgttcagatcgagcagggttgcactTGTgacaatgatatgacgacacaattatcataattatcatttctaaatgcaagtTACTCTAAATCTaaaaattaccatggtaagaacgctttaaaattattaaaatacatcttaaaactcatctcagccattctaaatcgtatttttttctccgggggagacccccggacccccaaatcatcaaaatctcgcgccttcggcgctcgtaaattatcaaaatgcatcgtaaaactcatctcagccattctaaatcgtagaAATTTTTCCAGGGGTCGAAAAATCAAATCGCCATCATAGTCAGTTGGTTTACACTaagtaaataacaacaaatctAAAACTTTTCCGAGAATAGGAGAGCATGCTTAAGTgcgattattattttttatttattctatataataaattaaagttTATTGAATTATTCCTTTTCACCTCATGAAATGTAGGTAAATATTGCGTAAAAAGGCAGTCATTGCATTATTCTACTAAAAGAACTATTTACATTAAAAGAGAAAGCGCAAAGTATTCTTTTATTACATATACTTTATTTTCATCGACTACAAGTCTTAATACTGCGGCATTTGACAaccatataaaacataaatacaagTACAATAGATTGAATACGATTGTCATGGTTTGTGAATAAAGGTATTGTAATTATCACAATCAGTAAATCTCATCAAACttttgatatataatgtatatggcAAAGTTactataaaatgtttaaaacaagttataaaGTGAACATGACTGAAGGCAAgaccttaaagggcgcagccagagaTGTTTCACTAACCATTAGTTATGCAATGTTAAATAGTgctatttatggaaataacagagcagaattttctgtttattgtttgttcatattcacactctatcctCGTCCCAAACACCCAtttgaaaagaaagaaattttatttccgtTTTGGTCAACAGATTACATTGGAAGGTGGAAGTAGCATGAATTTtcttcttatattttcatgtacatttgtatgtgttaccttagaagtaaTTCGCACTTCGTGCATTCGGACATGAAAGGCTGCACCCTTATAAAACCCAGTAACTCAACTATGTATGCTCAATTATTTTTAtcgataatgtatatatgtaataacaaTAGTCTAAATATACATATTCTTTCACATGCTGCTTTAATACTTCGATGTAATGAAATTGCAACCGACATAAAATTGGTGTTTATGGATACTATTCATAGAAATCTTAAATTAAGTTTGTTATCACAAGTCTTACTTGTTGTAAatctgtaaaaaataaaatgtaatgaaaattaaaaaaaaaataccacgTAATATAACtcataatatataaagcttcaatTCAATCACACAAAAAACATGGGAACCGGTCTATCACTAGGTAATTACATCAACATTTTCTGAGAAGAAAGCTGCATCACTGATCACCGTTCGCATGTTCCAGTCAAGTCTTCTGTAAAGGATACCTCTCtaaaaggacatctgtctataaaggacaaacTCATCAACCTCATCCATAATAGACAGGTATTACATGTCTgaatacatttaatataaaactTGTTCAAGTTCCACTATTTCCGACCACGAAGTTACATATGTGTTGATTAACGTTGTGATCGGCTACGTTGTAACATTGAAACACTGATTGAAGGTATATGTTTTCTAACATATCTCACATATCTGGACCCAATTTCATGATCATTATTtgaatttaaggaatcccttgcctttaatttttttataggAAAACATTAAAGATTTTAAGGAAGACTCTATCCTTAAGTTTTGTAATGCTTGTCTATGGggaaatttaattgattaagttaagggattccttaaagtAAGGAATGGTCATGAAACTGGGCCTTGGGGGTCGGATTTGATTGGTTTAATTATAGGTCTTTACGTTTGAGTAATTTATTAATCCTCTTTTGACTTGCTGTAGGTGTTTTTGAAGAAGTTAGAGAATAACAACACTAGCGTTATAGCGTATATAAAGACTGCATAGTTAAACCCGGTTGGGAAACTACAGTTGGTTGTCATATTGTAACCGGTATGGACAATTACAGCAAAAAACTGGctctgaaaaataaacaaaacgtcaataataataatttcatttgcAGATGTTATAGTCAAAAGGATTTAATACCATGCAAATCCTATATAAATTCTTTAATCCTTTGGCGGTATAGATTTAGAGTTAATGTATGCAGAAGTCTATCGAGGTTGTCGGTACACTGAccatgaaatataataaaatgtgtttttcacaAATATACCAATAACATATTATAAACGTTTCATTTTAATCAAAACAACTAATAATGTCACTCAACGACAGAGTCTATTATTAATCTATTCATTTTAATAGTCTTATTAACGGATTTccttatatttatttgtaataatttaattttatatgtcccccttgaaaaaaaataaaatgagcCTAACtcattgtaataaataatgtCATTCATGAGTGCAAATCAAAGTTCATAAAAGTTAAACATACCAGCTGAAGTACTGTGAGGTAACGTTTCCACCATAAATATTTCTTCATGTGTGgaccaagggcagataacccaTAATAGCTATACATCACGATATGGACGAAACAATTTAGGATTGTCATGACAAAAACTGGAAAGAAAAAGGAAGATTTGGGATTGTCCAAAGTATTACAACCGGAACTCATCACCATTTTCATTCAACATTCAACATTCTGGTGAATGAACCGTGACTCTGAAATATTTTGAGGTAGAAAAGTAATGCcagtttgtttaaaatatagACATTGGTTTCTATTGGTAACGACTTGTGAATAGTTTGCATGGCTATTTATAACAAAAGCAGACAAAGCTTAAGAATatgtattttctaattttcaacaaagcaaacaaaatgttttgtaaCTTCATTTCAAAAAGATTTCTAAAAACATTAGCCAACCTTGACATTTCGATACTAACCTTGACCTCCAGCCACATACTTGACCCCTAGCCACCAATTGATAGGCATTGTACAGTGATGGTACACATGCAGAAACGTTACTTGATTGTTCTTCTTTCTTAGAATAAAAAATGCctgaaacagaataaaaaaattactGTATTATTTCGACATCAACCATCAAAAATCCTCCATCCTTGACGCCCATCAAACAaggttttgggggaaactaccctttttcaaaataggggaaaagtttggcgtaatataggggaatttgaatcttcttattttggtccaaaattatattcattttgacgaaaaaaactgtaaaacaactaattttattttttcatttaataaagcaagattttaagctcCATAAAGAGAAAAttgagtttatcataaaatatgcagtagctgtatgataaatatgcaaagaaatttgcaaacaaaagtctataaaaattaattaaaatacgtCACAGaggaaattgtgttacaaaaacggtcattttttagcttcaaatggggaatttttaaatcttcaggggaATTTTAAGCAAAAGGGGgattcattccttgaggggaaatttacccatcACTCTACCTTCTatgattttttaacaaaattcaaCCTTATTATTGAAAACCAGTCTGGATTTAGGAGTAAACATTCATGTCAAACTGCTCTTACAGCATTAACTAATAGATGGTAGGAGGAAATTGATAAAGGAAACCTCATTGGTGttatgtatattgattttaGAAAGGCTTTCGAACTTGTTAACCACAGTATATTactaaagaaattgaaaatacaCGGTTGTTCAGACAGTACTACCAAGTTTTTTTTACATCGTACCTGTCCAATCGTTTTCAGCCTGTATGTTTTGAATCATCGCTTAGCGACCCATGTGAAATTTTAACTGGCGTACCACAGGGTTCGATTATTGGCCCcctgatgtttttattttatgtaaacgATATGCCTCTCCATTGTAAACAATGTGAAGTTTTTATGTATGCTGATGACACATCCATGCAAGTAGCAGACAAGAAAACTGGTGTTATTGAGTCTTGTCTACAATCGGACTTCGTAAATGTTAAAAGTTGGTGTGAAACTAACAAAATGGTCATTAACACTGAAAAAACTAAAGTTATCTTAATAGGAAGTAAACAGAAAAAACAAAGGGTTTCAAATGAGATTAATATATTATGTGATGTATCTGACAACAACATTAAGTTAGAAAATGtcaaacatgaaaaattacTTGGTGTTTGCATTGATGATACCCTTACTTGGGATAAACATGCCCAAGATGTTATAAAAAAAAGgtcaattttaaaattcatcaatTATGTCGTACACAGAAATTTTCCCCAATTTCTTCTAGAATTACgttttttaattgtttcattttaccttaccttgattattgttcaaatgtttgGGGCCATTGTAGCCAGCTGTACATAAGCAAACTTGAACGAATGCAAAAGAGAATACTTCGTATTATTTTAGACGAAGATTATACCGTATCAGGTGAGGAACttctttgtaaattaaaatggcTACCTTTTAGCAAAAGAGTAAAATATAATGAGTGTATTCTTATGTTTAAAGTTATTAACAAATTATGTCCTAATTATTTAGATTGTAACAATTTAGTATCCAATATTCATGAAAAGAAGACTAGATCAGCCACTTCAGGGAAATACTTATTACCTagatttaaaacagaaaaatttaAGAGCTCATTTAAGTATAGTGGACCATCACTATGGAATGATCTACCAGAGagtgtttctaaaaatacaaAACTCTCCAAATTCAAATACGAATGTAAAAAACACTTCCTACATGTATCCCAATAATCACTGTTTCATTTGCCTCTTAATTCCTATTTTTAGTAAACCCAGCACTTTTTGTTCTTTTATCGTCTTAATAAACTatcgttaattaatcaaacaaaatcaattttaatacatGCTATAATAGCATATATTCTGTCAATTTTTATTCTTTTGTCATAttggcatatatgtatattagacACTAATTCATTaagatgtgtttttatttttccatatattTATGCACCTTGAGCTTTATGAGtgcctttttaatttttactattttctGTGATAATCTGACTGTGATATCCATTATAATAATACATGCAACGCTGTAATATGTATTGTCTATGATATATTccatgttgtaaatattgtatattttcatGTCGACCACTTGGAAGACGAGTCTCTGACTCAAAGTGTTATCGACTCtaaataaagtctattattattattattattattaaatggTAATAAATCAGTTATAACAACTGCATAATTTGTTGTGCTGATATAAACTTACTCcttacaaattatcaaaatctattTCTTGATTTGAGTCAATAATACCATATGTCTATTACAAACCAAAGGCATACCGATCAGAAACAGGAATATGGTTGAAGTATGCAGTTATTTTTATGATATCCATGCTTTGTACTTACTGTATCTAAAAATTCTATTATTTTGGAGAAGAAATACCACCAGCAGACATTTGCCATCTGTAAAAAGAAACGCACAAATAAAAGCGGCTTATTAACcaatgaaaatatatctttGTACTTTATCAAATCAATTTAAGGTAGAGTAACATTGTCATCAGTATACAGGACAAATCCTCAATTAATCTTAATTAAACATTACAAAACACTCTCTACTcggcaaattcatcaaaaccgtgaccaaatatatacaaaataaacactAAAAAACAAGATAGatgtataaagtatatatgtacCTCATGTTTCATTCCAAATTTGAGTAGAGAAGCATTTccatcatttttatcatttaacagcatagattttaaacacataatgtttttttatataggtTCCTTACCCGTATAGCTAGAGGGTCGTTAGAGTAGTCGACTGGCTGACACTTAAAACTGTACCCGGAAAGTATACTGGTCACAAGAAACTGAAAATGgattaatttgaaaatgattaGTTCCCGAAGAAATATCCtcaacttaaaattctccataggaaattGTTATAGAAGTAAAGAAGAGGTTCGGAGTTTTCCTTAAATTCTGTAAAGTTTTCCTATGCAGCACCCTAAGTTAAGTAATTTCTTGAGGTTAAAGAATGTTGATAAAACTGGGCGGTAGAGTTCCCTGGTACCCATGTACAAGCATTGTAATACATTAAGTTGTATATACTTTCATAAGATAACAACCGATGCATCTGCAGGAACGTTAATATAGTCTTCAATTTCGATCCTTGGTAATAGAACAAAACAAAGTCAAAACATCACTTATCTTCCTCAAGCCATCTTACCTCGTAGAACATGTAGGCAGACAGACAGACCAGTGCCAGGTTGTATGCGACTAGGACGGACGTTAGAGGGAGGGGCTTGTGTGGGGCCATTGCCCGGGGGCCTTGGTACACCATCACCAGGTAGAGTACAAGGAGAGTGAGTAAAGGCACCGGGGTCTCCATCAGGGGCCAGGACTGGACCCGGGGGTCTGGAAATAAATATAGAGATGAGTGATCATAATTTAAGTATAGGCTGCACTATTTAAACAtgacactccaggggttactattactggcgatatatccacccctagactatctcatagtaaaactggagtcAACGGAACAGGTattttagtcctttgatgtatatcaTCTACACCATAGAATCGTACAACGGTACACTGTGCTTTTCTTGAAGAATAAAACGGTGGACCAGTACAGTTATTTTTTGTTGTCAAAACGGCGGAATAAAACGATAATGTGGGTAAGATCACATCAAAGTTTCTGTTTGTGAACCATATTGACGTACAAGTCAGTTCAACacattacacattaaaatgtgaTTCATTAACCCTTCCTCAATCGCAACATTTCAGAGAAATTCCAAGTTATATTTTCGAAGATTGTCGGAAATTTCTTAATGCTCAAGGTTTATCGATCCCCTCAGACACACAAGTGTATTACAATATGtcatatttataatgtaaaaatgATACATAGTAACAGAAATTACAATATTACAGTACTTTAACAATACAGATGAGTGAAATTATCATATtacacatcctcgataccccaggggttccgatcacttacgatctctacacccctggactatctaacaggtaatttagtcctttgatgtacatcaaaagagccgtataacggtacactgtggttgactgtgtggctttgatgttaggcgtcgctctctctgtaatcttcaaaggaaatgtttGCTAGCCAGTGATTGGTCAAacattttcagctgagctgccttcaatttcactatgagatagtccaggggtgtagagatcgtaagtgatcggaacccctggggtatcgaggatgcataTTACAGTACAATACAGATGAgtgaataattaaatataaacaattctGGATTAGCTATAGGTTCATGGTTTGATACAAACACAAACTCAAAATAAATCCTTTACACTGTACACAGTTTTCCAAGATGTTGCGATTGCCCCAATCCTATAGCCAGCATCAATGAGCTGTAGCCATCTATAATTAACAGTGTCTATGAAGGGTAATCGACAATAATTACCAACgttaatgaattatttattcttCCATGAGATAATCAATAGTTTTGATGCTGTGTATTTTGCCTGCAACTTATAGCTAGTCACGTGTACTGAATACTCTTGACTAGCGAAGTCGATCTGCCTGATATAATGTCATTTTTGGAAAGTTTGGCACAAACGACAATGGATATAATTTGCAAAGTTCACAAGAAATTTATGCAATGGTAATGGATGGGGATGATCGTTGGCGACCAGTTTATTTGATAGAGAACTCCGGCTACTGTTCGGAGGGTCCCTGGTTCTAATCCCGGTCGTGCATTTTAGCTATAAATATAGGATTATTTTGTTTGAACTGTCATTTATATCAACCTGATATTACCGTGAGGTACCAATAATATAATTACAGCACTAGTAAACATATATCTTCTGTGGGTCTAGGTGTTAAAAGTTGGAGATCTATAACTATCGCGTGTGACATTGTAACATTAGCAGTGTATGGATTGATTAAGAAGTTAATTATTTACTTACCTCCTTTCGATAACATCCAGTTGTACCCCTCATTGAATCTGTGTAAAATATCCATGGTGTccttaaaacataaaaataacatcTTTTTGAAGTGTCGGCGACGCCGGTAACAAATTCATGGTCTAGAAGCTCCTCACAAAACCTTTAAGTCCCCCTCCCCCTCAACACCCTAAACTAGCACACTAACATTGTCTATATAATTTATCCGTTAGCCATTGAAGTACATTATAACAATTGATGCTAATACCACACCTGCCTTACCTGTCTGTATTGTGTTCCTGCAGCTTTCACACACCAGTGACGTCACTATCACTGCCTTATATAGCTGCAACCGTTGATTACGTCGTGGCCGTCTCCACGTGCTGAAGGGTCACCCTGACTTACGACCGATGTACACCACTAATCCGATAGTGTCTATATCAACTGTGTCTACTGGTCACGAATAGCAATTGTGTGTAATTACCCGATATACAATGGTTTTTAACGTAAACTGGACATAGGAAATAACTAGAACGCATTATCATGCATATATAAGTAGGACTTTAAAACATGGCATTTCTAAACACGCCAGTCGATACAAAAGACACACATGTGTAGGCTTTATTTGTTGTATAACACCATAGCAGGTACACGTGTACCCGCTTTGTAATGTACACATTTCCACCGACCCGATTAGCACTATTTAACTACACATATGTGTCTATACAAGATTCTATAGAAATTACAGGTTTGCTGTCATGGCCTTTAACACAGACCTTTAACCAAACATTGGTTCCCAAAGAACCGCCCGTCAACATACGACGGATACACATATGGTGAATACCCGTAATTTGTTGGAGAATTCCATGGCtctataaaataacatttacacAAAGGTTACGCCACAAACAACAAATTGAACTCCACTGGTATCAAATACATATGAG
This portion of the Argopecten irradians isolate NY chromosome 6, Ai_NY, whole genome shotgun sequence genome encodes:
- the LOC138325248 gene encoding very long chain fatty acid elongase 4-like, giving the protein MDILHRFNEGYNWMLSKGDPRVQSWPLMETPVPLLTLLVLYLVMVYQGPRAMAPHKPLPLTSVLVAYNLALVCLSAYMFYEFLVTSILSGYSFKCQPVDYSNDPLAIRMANVCWWYFFSKIIEFLDTAFFILRKKNNQVTFLHVYHHCTMPINWWLGVKYVAGGQVFVMTILNCFVHIVMYSYYGLSALGPHMKKYLWWKRYLTVLQLSQFFAVIVHTGYNMTTNCSFPTGFNYAVFIYAITLVLLFSNFFKNTYSKSKED